One window of Candidatus Rokuibacteriota bacterium genomic DNA carries:
- a CDS encoding branched-chain amino acid ABC transporter permease, which produces MAARAPAAVLLLALAAAPALLSPYFRSLTLAILADVVLAVSWSFFSGPTRYLSLATGAFWGAGAYMTAVVSGRATWPLPVLIGAAVGAGMALVVGGLALRLRGPYFAVFTFGLAELAKHVLIWYETSVTGTVGRLLLVQPGPLTLYYTVLALAALAVTTVVLLRRSRWGQALVGIGGDEERAETLGINTRAVKIATFALSAAFMGAAGAAMAPRWTYIDPQVFNPLVSFQTVIMALLGGAGSVAGPVVGAVFLGLASEVLLLRFRYVYLLGLGLTLIVVVLALPSGLAGLWAHRRCRPLEKYFRQS; this is translated from the coding sequence TTGGCCGCTAGAGCCCCGGCAGCCGTCCTGCTCCTAGCGCTCGCGGCCGCGCCGGCGCTGCTCTCGCCCTACTTCCGTTCGCTGACCCTCGCGATCCTGGCCGACGTGGTGCTGGCGGTCTCCTGGAGCTTCTTCTCGGGCCCGACCCGCTACCTCTCGCTCGCAACCGGCGCCTTCTGGGGAGCCGGCGCGTACATGACCGCGGTCGTCAGTGGCCGGGCGACGTGGCCGCTCCCCGTCCTCATCGGTGCTGCCGTCGGCGCAGGGATGGCGCTCGTCGTCGGGGGGCTGGCGCTCCGGCTCCGCGGCCCCTACTTCGCCGTCTTCACCTTCGGGCTCGCCGAGCTGGCCAAGCACGTCCTCATCTGGTACGAGACCAGCGTGACGGGCACGGTCGGCCGGCTCCTCCTCGTTCAGCCCGGGCCCCTCACGCTCTACTACACCGTGCTGGCGCTGGCCGCGCTGGCGGTGACGACGGTGGTGCTCCTGAGGCGATCGCGCTGGGGCCAGGCGCTGGTGGGCATCGGCGGGGACGAGGAGCGCGCGGAGACGCTCGGGATCAACACCCGAGCGGTCAAGATCGCGACCTTCGCGCTGAGCGCGGCGTTCATGGGCGCGGCGGGCGCCGCCATGGCGCCGCGCTGGACCTACATCGACCCCCAGGTCTTCAACCCCCTCGTGTCGTTCCAGACCGTGATCATGGCGCTGCTCGGGGGCGCGGGGAGCGTGGCGGGACCGGTCGTGGGTGCGGTTTTCCTGGGCCTGGCCTCCGAAGTCCTGCTCCTCAGGTTCCGCTACGTCTACCTGCTGGGCCTCGGGCTGACGCTAATCGTCGTGGTCCTGGCGCTGCCGTCGGGTTTGGCGGGTCTTTGGGCCCACCGGCGATGCCGCCCTCTGGAGAAATACTTCCGACAGAGTTGA
- a CDS encoding ATP-binding protein → MARDRLLNRQEELRQLEGAWRAARRAQPQLVVVWGRRRVGKTFLLAHFVRGKRSVFFGATQQAEAVELGRLAAAVRRDLGDRTADLLGGGFQNWEAALRFLAALAATEPLAVVLDEVPYLTRSTPGFPSIVQAVWDYLRRGTKLLLVLTGSAITTIEAMIGSGGPLRGRPTLSLRLDPLDLWNARAFLPKLDPELLIEAYAACGGYPLHLAAWDQAESTQLNLERLAGTSGGLLLEDAVAIMGEELPETGGYARILAATGRGKTKYAEITAEAEQRIEHPLEVLTRAGFVSKVLPVGAPRGARPNYAIADTYLAFWFRVLYSDIHLIEAGQGAAVLRRARPRWEDHLGHVFEDCARAHAGQLVRRGKLPRDLVVGRWWATSGEPCEIDVLGLQGGRAALVGEAKWQKNPLGMAEIESLRRKIVRTPRPVETPIYALWGRAGVAADLRRTGVKGFDLEDLLSD, encoded by the coding sequence GTGGCACGGGACCGATTGCTCAATCGCCAGGAAGAACTCCGACAGCTCGAAGGGGCGTGGCGCGCCGCACGACGGGCCCAGCCGCAGCTGGTTGTAGTCTGGGGTCGCCGACGGGTGGGCAAGACCTTTCTCCTCGCGCACTTCGTTCGGGGGAAGCGCTCCGTCTTCTTCGGAGCCACCCAGCAGGCCGAAGCGGTGGAGCTCGGGCGGCTCGCGGCGGCCGTGCGCCGGGATCTGGGAGACCGGACCGCCGACCTCCTGGGTGGAGGCTTCCAGAACTGGGAAGCAGCGCTCCGGTTCTTGGCCGCTCTCGCGGCAACGGAACCTCTCGCGGTCGTCCTCGATGAGGTGCCCTACCTCACCCGCTCCACACCCGGCTTCCCGAGCATCGTGCAGGCGGTCTGGGACTATCTCCGCCGGGGCACGAAGCTCCTGCTCGTGCTCACGGGCTCGGCCATCACGACGATCGAAGCCATGATCGGGTCAGGCGGCCCGCTGCGCGGCCGCCCCACGCTCTCGCTGCGCCTGGATCCTCTCGACCTATGGAACGCACGAGCGTTCCTTCCCAAGCTGGATCCCGAACTCCTCATCGAGGCCTACGCGGCCTGCGGCGGCTACCCCCTTCATCTGGCCGCCTGGGACCAGGCAGAATCCACTCAGCTGAACCTCGAACGACTTGCCGGAACCTCCGGCGGTCTGCTGCTAGAAGACGCCGTGGCTATCATGGGCGAGGAGCTGCCTGAAACCGGGGGGTATGCAAGAATCCTGGCTGCTACCGGCCGCGGGAAGACGAAGTACGCGGAAATCACCGCAGAGGCCGAGCAGCGTATCGAACACCCCCTGGAGGTGCTGACCCGTGCGGGCTTCGTCTCAAAGGTCTTGCCCGTCGGTGCGCCGCGCGGGGCGCGTCCAAACTACGCGATCGCCGACACCTACCTGGCGTTCTGGTTTCGCGTGCTCTACTCGGACATCCACCTCATCGAGGCAGGTCAAGGCGCCGCTGTCCTGCGGCGGGCCCGGCCTCGCTGGGAAGATCACCTGGGCCACGTCTTCGAGGACTGCGCCCGCGCACACGCCGGCCAACTGGTCCGGCGAGGCAAGCTCCCCCGAGACCTAGTCGTTGGACGGTGGTGGGCAACGTCAGGTGAGCCGTGCGAGATTGACGTGCTAGGTCTTCAGGGGGGGCGAGCCGCTCTCGTGGGAGAGGCCAAATGGCAGAAGAACCCCCTGGGGATGGCAGAAATCGAGTCTCTTCGCCGCAAGATCGTGCGGACACCGCGGCCTGTTGAGACACCCATCTACGCACTCTGGGGCCGAGCCGGCGTCGCCGCCGACTTGCGGAGGACCGGCGTGAAGGGCTTCGACCTGGAGGACCTCCTGAGCGATTGA